The Benincasa hispida cultivar B227 chromosome 9, ASM972705v1, whole genome shotgun sequence genome has a segment encoding these proteins:
- the LOC120084860 gene encoding uncharacterized protein LOC120084860 produces MALDVAVQLMGYETAKELWQAIQELFGVQSRAEEDYLRQLFQQTRKGGQKMSGYLKLMKLHSDNLAQTSSPVSTRTLISQVLLGLDEEYNLVVVGIQGKPGISWLDMQSELLTYEKRLEHQNSIKIHSTFAQQPFVNVAFSMNLNGGKPYFNPSFNEGRQ; encoded by the coding sequence ATGGCACTGGATGTGGCTGTTCAACTCATGGGATATGAAACTGCCAAGGAATTGTGGCAGGCTATTCAAGAGCTGTTCGGAGTTCAATCAAGAGCAGAAGAAGATTACTTGAGACAACTCTTTCAACAGACAAGGAAAGGAGGCCAAAAGATGAGTGGGTATCTCAAACTGATGAAACTTCATTCCGACAATCTAGCACAAACTAGTAGCCCTGTGTCGACAAGAACCCTCATCTCACAAGTCCTTCTCGGTCTAGATGAAGAATACAATCTGGTGGTAGTAGGCATCCAAGGTAAACCAGGTATATCATGGCTAGATATGCAATCTGAGTTACTGACTTATGAAAAAAGATTGGAGCATCAAAACTCTATCAAAATACATAGTACTTTTGCACAACAACCCTTTGTCAATGTAGCATTTAGCATGAATCTAAATGGTGGTAAACCATACTTCAATCCCTCATTTAATGAAGGTCGACAATAG
- the LOC120087184 gene encoding GTP-binding protein At2g22870, producing MVLSQLSRINTFLFTSPIHRNFSVFARTNKPIITATAAPILTSASLPVPKSTLTAAEPIPITDFPEYPEETQLPVSPDKLFVPPETDISGGSGAVGARILKGSNIVLGRYARDAQVSQADFVKSSVRTEDCPSDGLPEFALVGRSNVGKSSLLNSLVRRKKLALTSKKPGKTQCINHFRINDSWYLVDLPGYGYAAAPQELRTDWNKFTKDYFLNRSTLVSVFLLIDASIPAKPIDLDYASWLGQNQIPMTIIFTKCDKRKKKKNGGKRPEENVSDFQELISGFFQTTPPWIMTSSVTHQGRDEILLHIAQLRNYWLEH from the exons ATGGTTCTCTCTCAGCTCTCTAGAATCAACACTTTTCTTTTTACTTCACCAATCCATCGCAATTTTAGCGTATTTGCAAGGACCAACAAACCCATTATCACCGCAACAGCAGCCCCCATTCTCACCTCGGCTTCACTCCCCGTCCCCAAATCCACTCTCACGGCCGCCGAACCAATTCCGATCACCGATTTTCCAGAGTATCCGGAAGAAACCCAGCTTCCCGTATCCCCTGACAAGCTTTTTGTGCCGCCGGAAACTGATATCTCCGGCGGCAGCGGGGCCGTGGGGGCAAGAATCTTGAAGGGGTCGAACATTGTATTGGGTCGGTACGCGAGAGATGCGCAGGTTTCTCAGGCGGATTTTGTGAAGAGTAGTGTGAGAACTGAGGACTGCCCTTCCGATGGGCTTCCCGAATTTGCTCTTGTTGGGCGCTCGAATGTGGGGAAATCGTCTCTGTTGAACTCGCTCGTTCGGCGGAAGAAGCTCGCTCTGACCTCCAAGAAACCAG GAAAGACACAGTGCATAAACCATTTTCGAATTAATGATAGTTGGTACTTGGTCGATTTGCCTGGATATGG GTATGCAGCTGCACCACAGGAACTCCGTACTGATTGGAACAAGTTTACCAAGGACTATTTTCTGAACCGGTCCACGTTGGTTTCAGTTTTCCTTCTGATAGATGCAAGCATTCCTGCCAAACCAATTGATCTTGACTATGCTAGTTGGTTGGGTCAGAATCAG ATTCCAATGACGATTATATTCACGAAATGCGACAaacggaagaagaaaaagaatggtGGAAAAAGACCAGAAGAAAATGTGAGCGACTTTCAGGAACTGATAAGTGGTTTTTTTCAAACGACTCCACCGTGGATTATGACTAGCAGTGTCACCCATCAAGGTCGGGATGAAATACTTCTACATATTGCTCAGCTGAGGAACTACTGGCTCGAGCACTGA